The Nerophis ophidion isolate RoL-2023_Sa linkage group LG09, RoL_Noph_v1.0, whole genome shotgun sequence genome contains a region encoding:
- the spast gene encoding spastin, with product MLKKNKGRESSEVVKNYHKQAFEYISKALRIDEDDTGEKEEALQWYKKGIVELESGIAVTIMGQGEQYERAKRLQDKMITNLTMAKDRLALLEATMASKGTTQTQITPNNTPHQTKPPPKSQPAVRGLSKSIRPSTAGKPPSRTPDLKVTPRVGRAQKPPQKRDIKHFKNVDSKLANLILNEIVDTGVSVTFNDIAGQELAKQALQEIVILPALRPELFTGLRAPARGLLLFGPPGNGKTMLAKAVAAESNATFFNISAASLTSKYVGESEKLVRALFAAARELQPSVIFIDEVDSLLCERREGEQEFSRRLKTEFLVEFDGVQSGADDRVLVMGATNRPQELDEAVLRRFAKRVYVALPDEKTRASLMEHLLAKHGSPLCKNELISLAKATAGYSGSDLTSLAKDAALGPIRELGPDQVRHMAANQMRNMKMKDFEDSLKRIKPSVSPSTLNMYTQWNKNFGDTTAF from the exons atgttaaaaaaaaataaaggcagagAAAGCAGCGAAGTGGTGAAAAACTATCACAAGCAAGCGTTTGAATACATATCCAAGGCACTGAGAATCGACGAGGATGACACAG GGGAGAAAGAGGAAGCTCTGCAGTGGTACAAGAAGGGTATTGTTGAACTGGAGAGCGGCATTGCAGTGACGATCATGGGACAAG GAGAGCAATATGAGAGAGCCAAGAGACTTCAGGATAAAATGATCACCAATCTCACCATGGCAAAAGATAGGCTCGCTCTTTTAG AGGCTACAATGGCCTCCAAAGGCACGACTCAAACCCAGATTACTCCAAATAATACCCCGCACCAAACAAAACCTCCTCCTAAAAGTCAGCCAGCGGTTCGAGGGTTGTCCAAAAGCATCCGTCCCTCCACGGCAGGCAAACCACCTTCCAGAACACCTGATTTAAAG GTAACACCACGAGTGGGGAGAGCTCAAAAACCGCCTCAGAAACGggatataaaacattttaagaaTGTGGACAGCAAACTGGCTAACTTGATCCTGAATGAAATTGTTGACAC TGGGGTGTCTGTTACATTCAACGATATTGCTGGCCAGGAGCTCGCCAAGCAAGCACTCCAGGAGATTGTCATCCTTCCTGCCTTACGACCGGAG CTCTTCACTGGTTTGAGAGCTCCAGCACGAGGTTTGCTTTTATTTGGTCCACCTGGAAATGGGAAAACAATGCTG GCCAAAGCTGTAGCAGCAGAGTCGAATGCCACTTTTTTCAACATCAGTGCTGCCAGTTTGACTTCCAAATAT GTGGGAGAGAGTGAGAAGCTTGTCCGAGCATTATTTGCAGCTGCCAGAGAATTACAGCCCTCTGTCATCtttattg ATGAAGTTGACAGTTTGCTTTGTGAAAGGAGAGAAGGAGAACAAGAGTTTTCACGTCGTTTAAAAACAGAGTTCCTCGTGGAGTTTGATGGG GTGCAGTCTGGAGCTGATGACAGGGTGCTTGTTATGGGAGCCACCAACAGACCTCAGGAGCTTGATGAAGCGGTACTAAG GCGCTTTGCCAAAAGGGTCTACGTGGCATTGCCTGATGAGAAG ACAAGGGCCTCACTTATGGAGCATCTTTTAGCGAAGCATGGGAGTCCGCTGTGCAAAAATGAGTTGATCTCTCTTGCAAA AGCGACAGCAGGATATTCAGGAAGTGATCTGACATCATTAGCGAAGGATGCTGCACTTGGGCCAATTAGAG AATTGGGACCCGACCAAGTCCGGCACATGGCTGCAAATCAG ATGAGAAACATGAAGATGAAAGATTTTGAGGATTCCCTAAAGCGAATCAAGCCCAGCGTTAGCCCATCGACTCTCAATATGTACACCCAATGGAACAAGAATTTTGGTGACACAACTGCTTTTTGA